The Triticum aestivum cultivar Chinese Spring chromosome 5A, IWGSC CS RefSeq v2.1, whole genome shotgun sequence genomic sequence caaagatagtagtgatttcgagggtatgatcatcttgcctgcacagttgtcagagttgactggatcctcacaagcaaactcaacgggctcctcggtagcgaactcatctcccggctctacccaacaagacaaacaagcaacaaggatacaatcaaccacgggcaagtccaagcaatatgatgaaatgacgatatgctatgcgggatgcgatgcgggatgcaaaatgcaagatatgacaggaaaagcatgaacctggcatcaacttggaaaaccaagtgtgccactggatagaggggatgaaatcgattgaaaacgatataaagatcattggaatcggagctacggtttggaaatggcaagcgttttaagatacgacaccggtctgcgatttgcagcaagtaggcatctaaatgcaacgaaatgaacatgctacagccaccaaacatgaaaacaaaatacatggcagtgatgtacacaagatggttgacaaaacactagcactgagctataggcaaattcatccattaagaggttcaaacaagcatggctaaaacgcaaatgcaaaacagattccagacttagtgaaattaacactagtctgaaatttcagatcacgatgctctcttcggagcagcaaaacaacatgatagaaaacttgagcatgacaagtaagaacatggcatggagctactcaacaagcttaacaaaacacacaaagtgacctggggctaaaagggttcacaaaatactctaccgagctcacgaacatagctcgaacacaatcagttttcagacttagtgaaaactgagacacgctgaaatataactcacgaaggcatgtaaacgagctcgatgcactcactacggtgcaagtcatggcaaggaaagcatataaccagcaagaaggcacaaagtgctagctacacatggcaagaacaaaggcatagcatgcatggaacactaacggtagcatcggcaaaatcgcaaacaagttgacgatctgcccagattaacaacgaagcaaaagttgagctcgattgagtcaacctagagcactccacatatgcaaacaaagacatggatggatagagcataacataaatatcaaaactcccttactgatcatcctcaaaagaggcacggatcactaggaaacaagctagacatatagcatcatgaactaaaatatcccagacagtgaaaatcactaagtccctgaaatctgcaatctcaggtacctctcttcgcaagcttgcacaagacaacacacacatcctaaaaatgcatgggtggcacctctggaaagaagacaaaatgcttaacaattcatcccaaaggggcacaggcatatcatgcacgaattaaacatggcaaaaatgacaaaagtacatgatgaactaacggatctccaatttaactcacgaagcctccttctaacagcattttgggcatcaagatgacctcaaatgcaaatgatgcaatggaaagaaatgatgtacatgtcgaggcgaagaatttgatatatcatatgcccaaaacggagctacggttgtgaagatacaagcagtcaaagatagcaaaaAAAATAAGGGGGAAGAGGGAAAGTcaacctagatctagggtttactgtagccggATCGAGCACTGTAGCTGGGCGCGCGCGACGAGGTTCGTCGGCGCCGGATCCGAGGCCGCCGGcgtagggggaggcggtggccggcgtcgaggggcggcgaggtggccggcggggccggccgcgggcgagggcgcggccacggaggcgcgggcgcgcggcgtggagcggacgggcggcggggcccggcgcggcggcggccggtgcggtggcggcgacggcgccggtcgccggaggtcggggaggcggcggcgcccgagaggaggaagaggcgcgggggcgcgggctcgcgggggcccctcctgggcctcccgggccgggacggcggcggcgatgtggtcctgccacgtggcggcaccggagtggtcgggggcgccggcggacgtgtccggtcaggcggcggacatgtccgtcggtggctgggagctgttttttttttaaactagggtttgagacgaggggatccgggatttggaggagggggtctatatataggcatagagggagctaggagagtccaaatgaggtgcggttttcgcccacacgatcgtgatcgaacgctctagaacatggagcagagtttggtgggttttgggccaaatttggggggtgttgggctgcaacacacacgaggccttttcggtccctcggttaaccgttggagtatcaaacgaagtccaaatgacccgaaacttgacaggcggtctaccggtagtaaaccaaggccgcttggcaagtctcggtccaatccggaaatgtttaaaccccacacacgaaagaagactagaaatgaccaccggaggagaacgaagcgccggaatgcaaaacggacaacggggaaaatgctcgaatgcatgagatgaacatgtatgcaaatgcaatgcacgtgatgacatgataagagacgcacgaaaaagaaaaaaacaacacacggagacaaagacccaaacccgagaaataaatataacttagcgccggagacggcaagaattggatacaaatatggaaagtatatctggggcgttacacaaaccttggaatcgaaagggtttaggcttagtagaactaaaactgagtacatgatgtgcggttttagtactactaggtgtgaggaggaggaggttagccttgatggccaggtggtacctcggaaggacacctttcggtatttggggtcaatgttgcaggaggatgggggtattgatgaagatgtgaaccatcgaatcaaagccggatggatgaagtggcgccaagcttctggcattctctgtgacaagagagtgccagaaaagctaaaaggcaagttctacaggacggcggttcgacccacaatgttgtatggcgatgagtgttggccgactaaaaggcgacttgttcaacagttaggtgtggcggagatgcgtatgttgagatggatgtgtggccacacgaggaagggtCGAGTCtgaaatgatgatatacgagatagagttggggtagcaccaattgaaaagaagcttgtccaacatcgtctgagatggtttgggcatattcagcacaggcctccagaagctccagtgcacagcggatggctaaagcgtgtggagaatgtcaagagagggcggggtagaccaaatttgacatggaaggagtccgttaagagagacctggaggattggagtatcaccaaatagctagctatggacaggggtgcgtggaagcttgctatccatgtgccagagtcatgagttggttgcgagatcttatgggtttcacctctagcctaccccaacttatttgggactaaaggctttgttgttgttgttgttgttgtagaaattttcaatctattcatcaatcACGGCAGTACAGAGAACAcaaaaggtaataaaaattacaaccatatTAAGATGTCCCACGAGTGAACTCCCTAATTGCCTCACCTTCTTGTCCATCTTACTGGGATCCATGAACATGATAGCATGGTCCTCAACCACCCTCTTTTCTCTTCATTCCACGGTTGCCATTGCAAGTTTTTGCTCCTCAATGTCAAGCATTTTTTTCTTCCAATTCCAATGCAAGTCTTTTCTCCTCAAACCCAAACCTTTTCTCCTATGCTAGCGTGTTTCTATCCGCTGTCATCACCTTTGCCTTCCACTTGTACTCATCTATGGCCTTCATCTCATAGAAACAAGCCATCCCCTCCTCCTTCCATTGACTGTCAATGCCCTTTTCATCTCCACCATTGCAATAAACTCTTCCTTGTATGCACCAACACCACCATTTTACTTGACTTGCTTTACATATTTCCCTCCATTCCGAAAATACTGTTTTCCTTAAAAAAACAAAGAACAAAGAACAAAAAGGTCTTATACAATTAATAGTTAACCGATTATAATATTAGTACTACTCAAAGCATACACACACCCTACTCAAAAAACTTTACGTCGTAACTATAGCTTAAGAGATGTACTCCTAATCTCATCGATTAATGACAATCCTTTTTTAAGAAAATTAGTGAAGATGAACTGATAAAAATGACTTGCTAGCGCTGCTTTAGTATTTACTTATGTGGGCTCATATGATGTGTGCATACActtttttttttatatttctgtgaTTTGGTGTCAGTTGTTTCAGGTCTATTTGGGAGTTCAACGACAATGATTGCGGCTTcagggcgctggtccttaggggtacgtgcatgaagactttctggctgtcatcgacaaggtcaagtcgCCTCCGATAGGGGAACAACGACAGCAGCGCGTCGACGACTTATTCTGACGGCGGTAGTGGTAGTTCGGTGGTCTCGGAATCTTGATGTTATTTTTTATTACgtttgaggtgctttgtacttCCGGTGAACTTTGATAATAAATCTGGATCATTTTCGAAAAATAATTATTTGTTGCACAAAAAGCAAGTGAAACCTGCTCCAAGATTAGCGCGCGGCGGGATCCGGTGCGCCCAGTTCCGTGTGGGCCCTACAGCCTCCGTGGAAGAACGTGAGCGAAGgaatgggcgagggagagggtagTTGCCGATTCGCTGCCGTATTTGACCCAGACTGAGAAGCGAAGAAACTTTGATTCCAgaaagggagaggagagaggggaagAAGACGCCAGAGTCGCAACCCGCCGCAGATCTCCTCCGTCCTCCGCGCCCAGCCCCGCTCTGTCCTCCATGGAGTGCGTCCGCTCCGGAGCTCTTGATCTGGGGCGCTCCGGGAATTTCTTGGGGAAGAGCGGCTCCACGACGTGAGTGCCCTTCGCTTCTCGCCGTTCATTCGTTCGTTTGTTTTGTTCTTTTTAATCGCTGATCGCTGATCTGGATGGCGGGGGTGGTGCCGCCGGCGCGAAGTAGATTTCGGTCGGGGGTTTCGGTTTTTGTTATGGCGCTGTCGCGGTCACTAGAATTTTGTGATGGTTCAGTTGTGATCTGGCACCAAAATTGGATTAGTTCTGCAGTGCGACCGTAGAGTAACACAATATAAAAAAAAACATGTGTGCACTTGCTACAATGTTCTGTTTCCGGAGTGAGGATCTTGTGGCGAATCCTGGAATCAGTTAATTGTTTGGAGCTCCTGAAACCCGTAATGGATGCAGTTTTTCATTTCTGAACATCCGTGGAGCAGCACACATTTCGACATATGCTGGAGTAAAATTAATGTTTAGTACCAAAATCAAAATGTCTTGTTAGAGGTGACGGAACGTAGAGACAGGTGCCTGGAGTCCTAATGGTCTGTAAAAAAGTTAATCAAATTCTGAAAGTATGCACTGTCCTGTCGAATGTGCAGAACACATAATTTCATGAGTTTAGGAGACATGATTGCTGAGGTATATTTGATCAATTGGTGATTGATATTGCTTAAAGAAACCTGCTGTCAGTAGATAGTTTGTAGTGAATTTGCGATAAATTTAGCATAATGTTGATAGATTGATCTAGCTTCTGATTGCATTTTGAGATGTGCTAAAGTTTACACTCACATGACATTTCCCCTGGAGAAATACAGTGTAACCTTTGTTTTTGTTATGTTATTTGGTTGACTGTGCTACCATTGACAGGTCATGTGGTAAAGTCAGATGTTCTACAAACCTTGCTGGTTCTACCAAATGCGAGCAAAACTTGCATGGGAAGGTTAAACCCTTGCTGTTGTCAGCAAGTGGAAAAGCAAGGGGAACCTCTGGTTTGGTTCACAGAAGTGCAGTACTTAAACATCAGCACCATCTTTCTGTGAGATCCACCTCTACCGATGTATGTACTACTTTTGATGAAGATGTCAAAGGTGTATCTTCACATGCTGTTGAGGAAAAGATTGGAGTGCTGTTACTAAATCTTGGTGGTCCAGAGACCCTCAATGATGTTCAACCATTTTTGTTCAACCTCTTTGCTGATCCAGTAAGTGATCATACCACATGCTATAGTTTTAATTTCCAATGCAACTTCACATGTTCCTTGCTAATTATGTGTAACCAATGATTATTTCTCTTCTTAGTTAGGTTTACCCCCTCAGAGCATTTGTTTCACTGGTAGAGATTAACTTCTGTAGATACATGGGATTTTTTCTTAGGAGGGATCATGCCCTCCCTATAAAAGATTATTTCATTATTTGGATACGGATGGACTAGAACTGTTCACTTCGAATTGAAACAGGTTTAAGTTCAAAATCTCTGTCCCATCTGAAGAGATTGAGTAGACCATGATATATTTGAAGAAGCCATAAAAGGGAGAGCCATGCATCATTTTGGATGAGATAGTAGAGAATTAAGTCTCTAGAGTATAAAACTCATCATCCTAGTCTATGGCCTCTTGTTCATCACAAGTCATGTTATCTCTGGCTGTCCTTTGCATGGTAGTTATCCCAATGTGAACCACATAGCCCTATCTGTTTCTTAATTATCTTGTGTAGTTGTGTTATTGTTTGATTTCAGTACTTTCAACTGGGTAATTCAGTTTTGACTTTATAATTGTTACCCAGGATATCATCCGACTCCCTAGGCTGTTCAGGTTTCTTCAAAGACCACTGGCCAAACTTATTTCTACTTTTAGAGCTCCTAAGAGTAAAGAGGGGTATGCCTCAATTGGTGGTGGATCACCTCTGCGGAAAATTACCGACGAGCAGGTAAAAGTTCATCAGTCTAACCACACTGTTTTTTTTTCTGTGTGTTTAACAGCCATATAGTTGTGATTTAGCAGCTTTTCCACAAACTCGTTAAACTCTGTAACTTTCACCATAGTTGCATATATCATATTCAGTATTACTTGTTTTAATAAAATAGATTTATCACATTCTTAGCTGAATTACTTTATCTGCAGGCAAATGCTTTGAAGGTTGCACTAAAAAGTAAGAACTTGGAAGCAGATATATATGTTGGAATGCGTTATTGGTACCCATTCACCGAAGAAGCCATCGATCAGGTTAGACCTCCTCCCTAATCGAATTTAAAGGCCTTTAATCCTTTTGTTCTTCCTGTAAGTGGCAACAATAGTTTCTTGGTCTTTTTGTTTAATTATTATGCTTCCGTGGTAATTAATTCATATACTTGTTCTAGATTGATATCTCATTGTCACCGTCcatcttattttcatttttataTGATTGTCTTTTACTTTTTGTTGAATTTAACTATTTAATTTTTTGCACGTTCTTGACTATCTTGCAACATGTATTACATTTTTAGGGACAAGAATTTTGTACTATGGTTTTATCTAAGTGATTTCCATATTTTTAACTGATGATTACTGTTTTTCTACTATTTTGATTGATGATAGATTAAGAAGGATAAAATTACGAAGCTTGTGGTTCTTCCACTATACCCTCAATACTCCATATCAACAAGCGGGTCTAGTATCCGCGTTCTCCAAAACATTGTCAAGTAGGCAATTACCTTCTCTAATGAAACCTCATTTTTCAGACTATGTAGAACCTGAAAATCTGATATGGCGGCATTCATGCAGGGAAGATCAATACTTTGCTGGCTTGCCAATTTCCATTATTGAATCTTGGTACCAGCGCGAGGGCTATGTGAAATCAAT encodes the following:
- the LOC123103445 gene encoding ferrochelatase-2, chloroplastic, with product MECVRSGALDLGRSGNFLGKSGSTTSCGKVRCSTNLAGSTKCEQNLHGKVKPLLLSASGKARGTSGLVHRSAVLKHQHHLSVRSTSTDVCTTFDEDVKGVSSHAVEEKIGVLLLNLGGPETLNDVQPFLFNLFADPDIIRLPRLFRFLQRPLAKLISTFRAPKSKEGYASIGGGSPLRKITDEQANALKVALKSKNLEADIYVGMRYWYPFTEEAIDQIKKDKITKLVVLPLYPQYSISTSGSSIRVLQNIVKEDQYFAGLPISIIESWYQREGYVKSMADLIEKELSVFTNPEEVMIFFSAHGVPLTYVKDAGDPYRDQMEDCIALIMEELKSRGTLNDHTLAYQSRVGPVQWLKPYTDEVLVELGQKGVKSLLAVPVSFVSEHIETLEEIDMEYRELALESGIENWGRVPALGCTSSFISDLADAVVEALPSASAMTTRKVKDTDSDMDMMHYLTKMFFGSVLAFFLLLSPRLVSAFRNTLH